The following proteins are encoded in a genomic region of Gottschalkia purinilytica:
- a CDS encoding SDR family oxidoreductase translates to MYPVYPYLGWETKCKKVPITFPPQHQNRQPGIESKMIPRPIYNNPYYYGSRKLINKVALITGGDSGIGRAVAVAFAKEKADVAIVYLYERCDALETKAAVEALGRRCLIIKGDIRRAKFCNEAVEKTLHTFGRLDILVNNAGVQFPQDSILDISNEQLENTFRTNIFSFFYMTKAALPYLDCGSSIINTSSITAYEGEETLIDYSSTKGAIVSFTRSLSKSLVEKGIRVNAVAPGPVWTPLIPSSFSANRVKTFGSDTPMKRAAQPFELAPTYVFLASDDSSYITGQMIHVNGGRMVTS, encoded by the coding sequence ATGTATCCAGTGTATCCGTATTTAGGATGGGAAACTAAATGTAAGAAAGTCCCTATAACTTTTCCACCACAGCATCAAAATCGTCAACCAGGGATAGAATCAAAGATGATTCCGAGACCCATATATAATAATCCCTATTATTATGGTTCGAGGAAGTTGATAAATAAGGTAGCCCTTATTACAGGCGGTGATAGTGGTATTGGTCGAGCTGTTGCTGTAGCATTTGCAAAAGAAAAAGCTGATGTGGCTATCGTCTATTTATATGAACGTTGTGATGCTTTGGAGACAAAAGCAGCTGTAGAAGCATTAGGTCGTCGCTGTCTTATTATTAAGGGGGACATTAGAAGAGCAAAGTTTTGTAATGAGGCTGTAGAAAAAACGCTACATACTTTTGGACGTCTTGATATACTTGTAAATAATGCAGGAGTTCAATTTCCTCAAGATAGCATATTAGACATAAGCAACGAACAGTTAGAAAATACATTTAGAACTAACATTTTTTCATTCTTTTATATGACAAAAGCAGCACTACCTTATCTTGATTGTGGAAGCTCTATTATTAATACGTCTTCTATTACTGCCTATGAAGGAGAAGAAACTTTAATAGACTATTCTTCTACTAAAGGTGCGATAGTATCATTTACACGATCACTATCAAAGTCTCTTGTTGAAAAAGGAATACGTGTAAATGCTGTTGCCCCTGGACCTGTTTGGACACCACTTATACCATCAAGTTTTTCAGCTAATAGAGTTAAAACATTCGGAAGCGATACTCCTATGAAACGAGCAGCACAGCCATTTGAACTTGCACCTACTTATGTATTTTTAGCATCAGACGATTCAAGTTATATTACAGGACAGATGATTCACGTGAATGGAGGAAGAATGGTAACTTCTTAA
- a CDS encoding cation diffusion facilitator family transporter, protein MRNNYDEANKVTIKSIIWNLILTAIKVLAGIIGNSTAMIADGIHSASDIVSSIGVLIGNFIAKKPNDEEHSYGHEKAETLVSFLLSILLIMVSFSIGYNGIKLLFNTEEIKVPTLLPLIISVVSIIIKEYQYQITIKVAKKTNSPALKADAWHHRSDAFSSIAAFIGIGGALIGFKLLEPIATIIVALFILKVGLNILKISTNELMDYSIEVEEQEKIIDIASKIENVIEVRHLRTRKHGSFVYVDLTVQVDNALTVSEGHEVAHKIEEKILESMSSIKGILVHVEPSEKLREK, encoded by the coding sequence ATGAGGAATAATTATGATGAAGCTAACAAAGTTACTATTAAATCTATAATATGGAATTTAATATTAACAGCTATAAAAGTGTTAGCTGGCATAATTGGAAATTCTACAGCTATGATTGCCGATGGAATACATTCAGCATCAGATATAGTAAGTTCCATAGGTGTGCTAATAGGAAATTTTATAGCAAAGAAGCCTAATGATGAAGAGCATAGTTATGGTCACGAGAAAGCAGAAACATTAGTTTCTTTTTTATTATCAATACTTCTTATAATGGTATCATTTAGTATAGGATATAACGGTATTAAACTATTATTTAACACAGAGGAAATTAAAGTTCCTACTTTGCTACCTCTTATTATATCCGTTGTATCAATAATAATAAAAGAATATCAATATCAAATAACTATAAAAGTAGCTAAAAAAACAAACTCGCCAGCACTTAAAGCAGATGCATGGCACCATAGGTCAGATGCATTTTCTTCAATAGCAGCATTTATAGGAATAGGTGGAGCATTGATAGGCTTTAAGTTACTAGAACCAATAGCAACAATAATAGTTGCTTTATTTATCTTAAAAGTAGGGCTTAATATACTAAAGATCTCTACAAATGAATTAATGGACTATTCTATAGAAGTAGAAGAACAAGAAAAAATAATAGATATAGCTAGCAAAATAGAAAATGTTATAGAAGTTAGACATTTAAGAACAAGAAAACATGGTTCATTTGTATATGTAGACTTAACTGTACAAGTTGATAATGCATTAACCGTATCTGAGGGGCATGAAGTAGCCCATAAGATTGAAGAAAAGATACTGGAAAGTATGAGTTCTATAAAAGGAATACTTGTTCATGTTGAGCCTAGTGAGAAATTAAGAGAAAAATAG
- a CDS encoding MarR family winged helix-turn-helix transcriptional regulator, with protein sequence MEEISKGIRIIKILKKVMGTIKQSMRHECHGMQLTGPQGMLIGILSHNKEKMKVSDLSENLGLSNSTVSGIIDRLEKQGLVERTRSKDDRRVVYVSVTDEVRKKHKQHFNEIEKRFEDIMSKGTPEEIDKILEGLYTLEKVIDRQRK encoded by the coding sequence ATGGAGGAAATAAGTAAAGGAATTAGAATAATTAAGATTTTAAAGAAGGTGATGGGCACTATAAAACAAAGTATGAGACATGAATGTCATGGAATGCAATTAACTGGACCTCAAGGAATGTTAATAGGTATTTTATCTCATAATAAGGAAAAAATGAAAGTTAGTGATTTAAGCGAAAATCTAGGTTTATCTAATAGTACTGTATCTGGAATTATTGACAGATTAGAAAAACAAGGGTTAGTTGAAAGAACTAGAAGCAAAGATGATAGAAGAGTAGTTTATGTTAGTGTTACGGATGAGGTTAGAAAAAAACATAAACAACATTTTAATGAAATTGAAAAAAGGTTTGAAGATATTATGAGTAAGGGAACTCCTGAGGAAATTGACAAAATACTTGAAGGTTTATATACATTAGAAAAAGTAATAGATAGACAACGAAAATAG
- a CDS encoding response regulator transcription factor: MKNILIVDDEIKIVELLEAFLKIEGYSIYRAYDGKEALEIFEKEEIHLVILDLMLPRISGEEVCKKIRAKSDVPIIMLTAKVDEENKIEGLGIGADDYVTKPFSIRELVSRVAVIMRRCYKEENTQAERFVFNDGDLEVDVKLFNVIKKGIEIKFTPNEFKILKTLISNRGKILSRDVLVEKAFGIDFDGIDRTIDVHIMNIRQKIEDNPKDPQYIKTVYGMGYKFNC; the protein is encoded by the coding sequence ATGAAAAACATTTTAATTGTAGATGATGAGATTAAGATTGTAGAGCTTTTAGAAGCTTTTTTAAAGATTGAAGGTTACAGTATCTATAGAGCATATGATGGAAAAGAAGCATTAGAAATATTTGAAAAAGAGGAAATTCACCTTGTTATTCTAGACCTTATGCTTCCTAGAATAAGTGGAGAAGAGGTGTGTAAAAAGATTAGGGCTAAATCAGATGTACCAATAATTATGCTCACAGCTAAAGTAGACGAAGAAAATAAAATAGAAGGTTTAGGCATAGGAGCAGATGATTATGTAACAAAGCCTTTTAGTATAAGAGAACTTGTAAGCAGAGTGGCCGTAATCATGAGAAGATGTTATAAGGAGGAAAATACACAGGCTGAAAGGTTTGTATTTAATGATGGTGATTTAGAAGTTGATGTAAAATTATTTAACGTAATAAAAAAAGGAATAGAAATTAAATTTACACCAAACGAATTTAAAATATTGAAGACTTTAATTTCTAATAGAGGAAAAATTCTATCAAGGGATGTTCTTGTGGAGAAAGCTTTTGGGATAGATTTTGATGGCATCGATAGAACCATTGATGTTCATATAATGAATATAAGGCAAAAGATAGAAGATAATCCTAAAGATCCGCAATATATTAAAACGGTTTATGGTATGGGATATAAATTTAATTGTTAG
- a CDS encoding MATE family efflux transporter: MVTDMRTGNPTKLILKFAFPMLIGNIFQQLYNMVDSVIVGKFIGKNALAAVGSSFSLMNFVTVLIIGLCLGSSVVVSQYFGAEDYTNLKRVVSTSFIFTFILTMILSISTFIFTKPLLRLIQTPEEILDGSTYYLKIVFAGLIFTFLYNMAASILRALGNSKTPLYFLIVASLVNIVLDLLFILKLKMGVEGAAYATIISQAVSSILCLLYALLKVPMLRMSPKEFVFDRTLFPVIAKYSLLTCMQQSIMATGMVAVQGIVNTFGSDVIAGYAAAVKVDSLAYLPVQDFGNAFSTYVAQNIGAGKIDRVKQGLRSAVRTVFIFCVIISTGILLSSKQLMTIFVDPSEVKVIQTGIDYITTVGIFYMLIGFLFLYYGFFRGVGNLTMSMKLTVVSLGIRVLMSYILSSFPSIGPKGIWWSIPLGWIIADAIGFIAYKSGKWERDVSKI; encoded by the coding sequence ATGGTAACAGACATGAGAACAGGAAATCCAACAAAGTTAATACTAAAGTTTGCATTTCCAATGCTTATAGGCAATATCTTTCAACAGTTATATAATATGGTTGACTCTGTTATTGTTGGGAAATTTATAGGAAAAAATGCACTTGCCGCTGTAGGTTCATCTTTTTCTCTTATGAATTTTGTTACAGTATTAATCATTGGATTATGCTTAGGAAGTTCAGTTGTTGTTTCTCAATACTTTGGTGCTGAAGATTACACAAACTTAAAACGTGTAGTTTCAACATCTTTTATCTTTACATTTATATTAACTATGATTTTATCTATTTCTACTTTTATATTTACAAAACCGCTTTTAAGACTTATTCAAACTCCAGAAGAAATACTTGATGGTTCAACCTATTATCTTAAAATTGTTTTTGCAGGATTAATTTTTACATTTTTATATAATATGGCAGCATCGATTTTAAGAGCACTAGGTAATTCAAAAACGCCCTTGTATTTTTTAATTGTTGCTTCTTTAGTAAATATTGTCTTAGACCTTCTATTTATATTAAAGCTTAAGATGGGAGTTGAGGGTGCTGCCTATGCTACAATTATTTCTCAAGCTGTATCTTCGATTTTGTGCTTATTATATGCATTATTAAAAGTCCCTATGCTAAGAATGTCTCCAAAAGAATTCGTATTTGATAGGACTCTTTTTCCAGTCATAGCAAAATATAGTCTACTAACATGTATGCAACAGTCTATTATGGCAACAGGAATGGTAGCTGTTCAAGGAATTGTAAATACATTTGGTTCAGATGTAATAGCCGGATACGCTGCTGCTGTAAAAGTTGATTCACTTGCATATCTTCCTGTTCAAGACTTTGGTAATGCCTTTTCAACTTATGTAGCTCAAAATATTGGAGCCGGTAAAATAGATAGAGTTAAACAAGGTTTACGCTCTGCTGTTAGAACAGTTTTTATTTTCTGTGTTATTATATCTACTGGAATACTACTGTCATCAAAACAGTTAATGACAATATTTGTTGACCCTAGTGAGGTAAAAGTAATCCAGACAGGTATTGATTATATAACTACAGTAGGAATATTCTACATGTTAATTGGTTTCCTTTTCCTTTACTATGGCTTCTTTAGAGGGGTTGGAAATCTAACAATGTCTATGAAACTAACAGTAGTTTCACTTGGTATTCGTGTATTGATGTCATATATTCTTTCCTCTTTCCCTTCTATAGGTCCTAAAGGTATTTGGTGGTCTATACCTCTAGGATGGATTATAGCAGATGCCATTGGATTTATTGCTTACAAAAGCGGTAAATGGGAAAGAGATGTTAGCAAGATTTAA
- a CDS encoding prolipoprotein diacylglyceryl transferase family protein, whose translation MRPFFLAYKSITITWFMILAIISIVISYFIVNILAEEYEEDKNKIENIFIVLLIGGFVGARLSYVLMNIHLYKGNISSIFKISHYNLSLIGGIIFGLLVLMVLSKKYKIAFGKLLKIFVIPFYFSMAIGIWVLMFDRFLLYSSHIKNEPSKVLYLSLLFLTGMILELAISKRVNNKYITVIILTIVMVLYYIM comes from the coding sequence GTGAGGCCGTTTTTTTTAGCTTATAAATCCATAACTATAACATGGTTTATGATTTTAGCTATTATTTCTATTGTTATAAGTTATTTTATTGTGAACATTTTAGCAGAGGAATATGAAGAGGATAAGAATAAAATAGAAAACATTTTTATAGTTTTATTAATAGGTGGATTTGTAGGGGCTAGATTAAGTTATGTTTTAATGAATATTCATCTATATAAGGGTAATATATCTTCAATATTTAAAATATCTCATTATAATCTATCTCTGATAGGTGGTATAATATTTGGTTTATTAGTGTTGATGGTTCTATCTAAGAAATATAAAATTGCATTTGGAAAACTATTAAAAATATTTGTTATACCATTTTACTTTTCTATGGCTATAGGGATATGGGTGCTGATGTTTGATAGATTTTTATTGTATTCAAGTCATATAAAGAATGAACCATCAAAAGTTCTATATTTATCATTGTTATTTTTAACAGGAATGATACTAGAATTAGCTATATCAAAAAGAGTAAATAATAAATATATAACGGTTATAATTTTAACTATAGTAATGGTTTTATACTATATAATGTGA
- a CDS encoding HAMP domain-containing sensor histidine kinase, translating into MQIKLVNKLIISFLIVILLSTILGVIISNNKIDKNFEDYLKDKQKKMISMVINVIKNNYDDERKTINTKDIELHAKSEGLYIQVKSIDGEKVFETSEDYLKKREDDLFIRYSKKSGKKSNKNYYKEENHDLIKNGKKIGNIIIGYYSIDNCDSRDLEMKYTLRYILIETAFGTLIIGTIISIILAKHFSVPLKKIAQTTDEIRKGNLKVNLDLRSSTYEINQLSNSIDYLVKTLESKDMLRKRLTSDMAHEIRTPLTTLQSTMEAFLYGVWEPTKERIESCHEEIRRLSKLVEGLKDIAKLEEADMNLNITRFNITDEIRQLLELLRPQYENKNINLIFEYNKEIAINSDKDKIKQILINLLNNSYSYTNEGGKVEVILEDLEKNIVICVKDNGVGISNDDLPFIFERFYRTDGTRNRKTGGTGIGLTISKALVEALGGNIKVESKLGQGSKFIVSLPVKNCTD; encoded by the coding sequence ATGCAGATAAAACTTGTAAATAAACTGATAATTAGTTTTTTAATTGTAATACTACTGTCTACAATTTTGGGAGTTATCATAAGTAATAATAAAATAGATAAAAATTTTGAGGATTATTTAAAAGATAAACAAAAGAAAATGATATCAATGGTCATTAATGTTATTAAGAATAATTATGATGACGAAAGAAAAACGATAAATACTAAAGATATAGAACTTCATGCCAAAAGTGAGGGACTTTATATTCAGGTTAAAAGTATAGATGGTGAAAAAGTTTTCGAGACAAGTGAAGATTATTTGAAGAAAAGAGAAGATGATCTATTCATAAGGTATTCTAAAAAATCAGGTAAAAAGTCTAATAAAAATTATTATAAAGAAGAAAACCACGATTTAATAAAGAATGGTAAAAAAATCGGTAATATAATTATAGGATATTATAGTATAGATAATTGTGATAGTCGTGATCTAGAAATGAAGTATACCTTACGTTATATTTTAATTGAAACAGCATTTGGTACATTAATAATTGGGACAATAATAAGTATAATTTTAGCAAAACACTTTTCTGTTCCTTTAAAAAAAATAGCCCAAACAACAGATGAAATTAGAAAGGGAAATCTAAAGGTAAATTTAGACTTAAGAAGTAGTACCTATGAGATAAATCAATTGTCTAATTCAATAGATTATTTAGTAAAAACTCTTGAGAGTAAGGACATGCTTAGAAAGAGGCTCACCTCAGATATGGCTCACGAAATTAGAACTCCGTTAACAACGTTACAAAGTACAATGGAGGCGTTTTTATATGGAGTTTGGGAGCCTACGAAGGAAAGGATAGAAAGTTGTCATGAAGAGATAAGAAGACTTTCAAAACTAGTCGAAGGACTTAAAGATATAGCAAAACTTGAAGAGGCAGATATGAATCTAAACATAACAAGGTTTAACATCACTGATGAAATAAGACAACTTTTAGAGCTGTTAAGACCTCAATATGAAAATAAAAATATTAATCTAATTTTTGAATATAATAAAGAAATAGCAATAAATTCTGATAAAGATAAAATCAAACAGATATTAATAAACTTACTTAACAACTCTTATAGCTATACAAATGAAGGTGGAAAGGTAGAAGTTATTTTGGAGGATTTAGAAAAAAATATAGTTATATGCGTTAAAGATAATGGAGTTGGTATTTCTAATGATGATCTACCCTTTATATTTGAAAGATTTTACAGAACAGATGGAACGAGAAATAGAAAAACAGGTGGAACTGGAATAGGTCTAACAATTTCAAAAGCGTTAGTTGAAGCACTTGGAGGAAATATAAAAGTTGAAAGTAAGTTGGGACAAGGGAGTAAGTTTATTGTAAGTTTACCTGTGAAAAATTGCACTGATTAA
- a CDS encoding SDR family NAD(P)-dependent oxidoreductase — MFLKDKVVIITGAASGFGKETSFLLAKEGANIVAVDYSESGKEIVEKIKEDGGNAIFVKADVSKEDDVKDFINKTIQTFGKIDVLFNNAGIYIPGKADELSTTDWDKVIDINLKSIYLGSKYVFPHMKENGGVILNTASAAGIIGFPDAVSYAASKGGVVSLTKAMAVDYAQYNIRVNCICPGTGETGMTKEVLENEELRQMFAEPIPLKRFAQPIDIANAALFLASDLSSYLTGVVLPVDGGWTVK; from the coding sequence ATGTTTTTAAAAGATAAGGTTGTTATTATTACTGGAGCTGCTTCTGGTTTTGGAAAAGAAACTTCTTTTTTGCTTGCTAAAGAAGGAGCTAATATAGTTGCAGTAGATTATAGTGAATCTGGAAAAGAAATAGTAGAAAAAATTAAAGAAGATGGTGGAAATGCAATATTTGTTAAAGCTGACGTGTCAAAAGAAGATGATGTTAAAGATTTTATTAATAAGACAATACAAACTTTTGGAAAAATAGATGTACTTTTCAACAACGCTGGAATATACATACCTGGGAAAGCTGATGAGTTATCGACTACAGACTGGGATAAAGTAATAGATATAAATCTTAAAAGTATTTACCTAGGAAGTAAATATGTATTTCCACATATGAAAGAGAACGGAGGAGTTATTTTAAATACAGCTTCTGCAGCAGGAATAATTGGGTTTCCAGATGCCGTGTCATATGCAGCGTCGAAAGGAGGAGTTGTTTCGTTAACTAAGGCTATGGCTGTAGATTATGCACAGTATAATATAAGAGTAAATTGTATTTGTCCTGGTACCGGTGAAACAGGAATGACAAAAGAGGTCTTAGAGAATGAAGAGTTAAGACAAATGTTCGCAGAACCTATACCTTTAAAAAGATTTGCTCAGCCAATAGATATAGCAAATGCCGCTTTATTTTTAGCATCTGATTTGTCTTCATATTTGACTGGAGTTGTCCTTCCTGTAGACGGTGGTTGGACTGTAAAATAG
- a CDS encoding LysR family transcriptional regulator has translation MDIKQLRYFIAIAEEKQITAAARKLHMTQPPLSQQLSAMEQELGVKLVSKNGKFLELTDAGRALYKNALNIVNLMEESNIEIKEIGSGIRGKLLIGVNTLSYDKLPNLLKSFQERYPYTYYKIQQNESGQLCKLVEERSIELAIVRLPPKLKDFSVLNFRSEPFYFVTSNKLILPSQKVSYDQIQHYPLILPSTEGLSLYNMILEQFSYRQLNVNVICECSDILVLLKLVSSGFGATIIPRSVLKMHKIHNLNAYEIDDDKFRASSGLIWRKDHYLSKAAQNFIELLKEMYPDGLDF, from the coding sequence ATGGACATTAAACAACTACGTTATTTTATTGCTATTGCTGAAGAAAAGCAGATTACTGCTGCAGCTAGAAAACTTCATATGACTCAACCACCTCTGAGCCAACAGTTAAGTGCAATGGAACAAGAACTTGGTGTTAAATTAGTCAGTAAAAATGGTAAGTTTCTTGAGCTTACTGATGCAGGTCGGGCTCTCTATAAGAATGCCTTAAACATAGTGAATCTTATGGAAGAATCGAATATTGAAATTAAAGAAATTGGTAGTGGTATAAGGGGAAAATTACTAATTGGTGTAAATACTCTTTCATATGATAAATTACCAAATTTACTTAAAAGTTTCCAAGAAAGATACCCTTATACTTATTATAAGATTCAGCAAAATGAATCAGGACAACTATGTAAATTAGTTGAAGAACGGTCTATTGAATTAGCAATTGTTAGATTGCCTCCTAAGCTAAAAGACTTTTCTGTTCTTAATTTTAGATCTGAACCGTTTTATTTTGTAACATCAAATAAACTAATACTTCCCTCACAGAAGGTATCCTATGATCAGATTCAGCATTATCCACTTATATTACCAAGCACTGAGGGGTTAAGTCTTTACAATATGATTTTAGAACAATTTTCATATAGACAATTGAATGTTAATGTAATATGTGAATGCTCTGATATTCTAGTTCTATTAAAGTTAGTATCATCAGGATTTGGAGCTACGATCATTCCTAGATCAGTATTAAAGATGCATAAGATTCATAATTTAAATGCATATGAAATTGATGATGATAAATTTAGAGCATCATCAGGTTTGATTTGGCGAAAAGATCATTATCTATCTAAAGCTGCACAAAATTTTATTGAACTTTTAAAGGAAATGTATCCTGATGGTTTAGATTTTTAA
- a CDS encoding cytochrome c biogenesis CcdA family protein — MELGGVSLSIAFGAGFLSFFTPCILPLIPVYIMYITGTSMENELDKRKLFALKRTIGFVIGFTIIFMIMGTSATFLGKIFIRNKEVFSKISGVLIVIFGLKMTGIINLKFLNMEKRIKTPKKITNWFSSIIMGMAFAAGWTPCFGPVLASILIYAGGTATVSKGVYLLLVYSIGMAIPFVLTALFINVFSKFVNKAERFIKYIPKISGFIMIIFGILVFFNKVIDISRLLI; from the coding sequence ATGGAATTAGGAGGCGTTTCGCTATCAATAGCTTTTGGAGCTGGATTTTTATCTTTTTTTACACCATGTATACTTCCATTAATTCCAGTATATATAATGTATATTACTGGTACGAGCATGGAGAATGAACTTGACAAAAGAAAGCTATTTGCATTGAAAAGAACGATTGGATTTGTTATAGGATTTACAATTATATTTATGATAATGGGAACATCTGCTACCTTTTTAGGAAAAATATTTATAAGAAATAAAGAAGTTTTTTCTAAGATTAGTGGAGTTTTGATAGTAATCTTTGGTTTGAAAATGACAGGTATTATAAATTTAAAATTTCTAAATATGGAAAAGAGAATTAAAACTCCTAAAAAAATCACGAACTGGTTTAGTTCAATTATAATGGGAATGGCTTTTGCTGCTGGCTGGACACCGTGTTTTGGTCCTGTACTAGCGTCTATTCTTATTTATGCAGGAGGAACTGCTACTGTTTCAAAAGGTGTTTATCTCCTATTAGTATATTCTATAGGTATGGCAATACCTTTTGTATTGACAGCATTATTCATAAATGTATTTAGTAAGTTTGTTAATAAAGCAGAGAGGTTTATAAAATACATCCCTAAAATTAGTGGTTTTATCATGATAATTTTTGGGATACTAGTATTCTTCAATAAGGTTATAGATATAAGTAGATTGTTAATATAG
- a CDS encoding TlpA family protein disulfide reductase has product MNKKGLIIIILTVVLIGGLYYFTMGRKTEESLPKDNITKEKNEEDREEKKEKKKITEATVGEEAPDFTLRNLDGKEVSLKDYRGKIVLINFWATWCEYCDKEMPDLQKLDKENDDLVVLAVDVMEDEEKVKNYIKKGAYDFEVVLDEEGDVAKNYLISAFPTSYFVDKDGTLIGSVPGMMEYPQMNQILKSIRENK; this is encoded by the coding sequence ATGAATAAGAAAGGTTTAATTATAATAATCCTTACTGTAGTGTTGATTGGAGGACTATACTATTTTACAATGGGAAGAAAAACAGAAGAGAGTTTACCTAAGGATAACATTACTAAGGAAAAGAATGAGGAAGACAGAGAAGAGAAAAAAGAAAAGAAAAAAATAACAGAGGCAACAGTTGGTGAAGAAGCACCGGACTTTACTCTTAGGAATCTAGATGGAAAAGAAGTATCATTAAAAGATTACAGAGGTAAAATAGTTCTTATAAATTTTTGGGCAACATGGTGTGAATATTGTGATAAGGAAATGCCAGATCTTCAAAAGTTAGATAAAGAAAATGATGATTTGGTAGTATTAGCAGTAGATGTAATGGAAGATGAGGAAAAAGTAAAGAACTACATTAAAAAAGGCGCGTATGATTTTGAAGTAGTTTTAGATGAAGAGGGAGATGTAGCTAAAAATTACTTGATAAGTGCTTTTCCTACTTCATATTTTGTAGATAAAGATGGCACTTTAATAGGATCAGTGCCAGGAATGATGGAATATCCACAAATGAATCAAATATTAAAGAGTATAAGGGAAAATAAATAA